Proteins encoded together in one Falco peregrinus isolate bFalPer1 chromosome 2, bFalPer1.pri, whole genome shotgun sequence window:
- the SLC13A2 gene encoding solute carrier family 13 member 2 yields MAGFLQMTLAFRKYLIIVFVPLLFLPLPLAVPTKEAQCGYVIIVMALFWCTEALPLAVTALFPVLLFPLMNIMDSTTVCREYLKDTNMLFIGGLLMAIAIENWHLHKRVALRVLLITGVRPALLLMGFMAVTAFLSMWISNTATTAMMVPIAQAVLEQLHKSETESSTAGQASENINKAFELQEEPTKPDSSKEAEEKGNSHVLTVEEDRKRNESLLEEKHKKFCKGMSLCICYSASIGGIATLTGTTPNLVLQGQVDELFPNNGNIINFASWFSFAFPTMIVLLVLTWIWLQILYLGFNFPKNFGCATNASAKAKEQRAYEIIKEETKKLGSMKFAEIVVLILFVLLVVLWFTRDPGFIPGWATVLFNKNDTSYVTDATVAIFISILLFIIPSNISKNDKQQTGSKSKIQAPPALLDWKAVHQKMPWNIVFLLGGGFALAKGSEVSGLSSWLGSKLTPLQQIPHPAIVLLLCLLIATFTECTSNVATTTLFLPILASLAEAICLNPLYVMLPCTLSASLAFMLPVATPPNAIVFSYGQLKVIDMAKAGFVLNILGVLTITLAINTWGSSLFQLQTFPSWANRTGTCP; encoded by the exons ATGGCTGGCTTCTTGCAGATGACCCTGGCCTTCAGGAAATATCTGATCATAGTGTTTGTACcccttttgtttcttcctctgcctctggcTGTTCCTACCAag GAGGCCCAATGCGGTTATGTTATCATAGTGATGGCACTGTTTTGGTGCACAGAAGCCTTGCCATTGGCTGTCACAGCTCTCTTTCCTGTCCTGCTGTTTCCACTAATGAATATCATGGATTCAACAACA GTCTGCCGGGAGTACCTGAAGGACACCAATATGCTTTTTATTGGGGGACTGCTGATGGCCATTGCTATTGAGAACTGGCACCTACACAAGCGCGTTGCTCTGAGAGTCTTGCTTATCACTGGTGTCAGACCAGCCCT ACTTCTCATGGGCTTCATGGCTGTGACCGCCTTCTTGTCGATGTGGATCAGCAATACAGCCACCACTGCCATGATGGTCCCAATAGCACAAGCAGTGTTGGAACAGTTGCACAAGTCAGAAACAGAGTCTAGCACAGCTGGCCAAGCATCTGAAAACATCAATAAAGCCTTTGAACTGCAGGAAGAGCCAACTAAACCAGATAGCTccaaagaagcagaggaaaaag GGAATAGTCATGTCCTGACAGTCgaggaagacagaaagagaaatgaaagtcTGCTAGAGgagaaacacaagaaattcTGCAAGGGAATGTCTCTCTGTATTTGCTACTCAGCCAGTATTGGAGGGATTGCAACTCTGACCGGGACAACACCAAACCTGGTACTGCAAGGACAAGTTGATGA GCTCTTTCCTAACAACGGCAACATCATCAACTTTGCTTCTTGGTTCTCCTTTGCCTTCCCCACCATGATCGTGTTACTGGTTTTGACATGGATTTGGCTGCAGATACTGTACTTGGGCTTTAA TTTTCCGAAGAATTTTGGTTGTGCTACAAATGCCTCTGCAAAGGCTAAAGAGCAACGGGCCTATGAAATTATCAAAGAAGAGACCAAGAAATTGGGCTCAATGAAATTTGCTGAGATAGTAGTTTTGATCCTCTTCGTACTACTGGTAGTGCTCTGGTTTACCAGAGACCCTGGTTTCATACCAGGTTGGGCAACAGTTCTTTTCAACAAAAATGATACAAG CTATGTCACTGATGCTACAGTTGCCATCTTCATTTCAATTTTGTTGTTCATCATTCCTTccaacatttctaaaaatgacaAACAACAAACAG GCAGCAAGTCAAAGATCCAAGCACCTCCAGCTCTCTTGGACTGGAAGGCAGTTCACCAGAAAATGCCATGGAACATAGTGTTTCTGCTGGGAGGTGGCTTTGCCTTAGCCAAAGGCAGTGAG GTATCTGGTCTGTCTTCATGGTTAGGTAGCAAACTGACACCTCTGCAGCAAATCCCTCATCCAGCTATTGTCCTCCTCTTGTGTCTCCTTATTGCCACTTTCACTGAGTGCACCAGCAATGTGGCCACCACTACCCTCTTCCTCCCTATTCTGGCTTCACTG GCTGAAGCAATCTGCCTCAATCCACTCTATGTCATGCTGCCCTGTACACTTTCTGCATCGTTGGCATTCATGCTCCCAGTGGCCACTCCACCCAATGCCATTGTCTTCTCATATGGACAGCTCAAGGTTATAGATATG GCCAAAGCTGGGTTTGTGCTCAACATTCTAGGAGTTCTGACGATAACTCTAGCCATCAACACCTGGGGTTCATCTTTGTTCCAACTGCAAACTTTCCCATCTTGGGCAAATAGGACAGGTACATGCCCGTAA